In a genomic window of Telopea speciosissima isolate NSW1024214 ecotype Mountain lineage chromosome 5, Tspe_v1, whole genome shotgun sequence:
- the LOC122661410 gene encoding uncharacterized protein LOC122661410 has product MSSMNRKASLTIPRLNWQRRMMNWNPEQFRLTIAAITNSMKRAFVNFGLEPPVSGDPKSVLKFLEMLHDLILHKEFWMLDDQNLQKEFDTTFLVAVNGILASIASIFEKRIGLSIGMETNSPSTRARLIDNLLTLRGFMVDSHFFIDGSVIVKDFRLMNEDDLIVIFRDSAAEVAELKQKEIGAKSIDNIDGKSIFYGYFNIPTVGMFKGVLTRIHVNLPDEIMVKLRVGGKHNLNDKRFWFVHANGSDIFEKGPRSLESMTENLELVKFSPSRVLGDPTNFFEFLRRMNRIFVNKKGTYLKFDFIATNFTEPRYVFHNSVAYIDKDLTMSEPFKLVQFDVNTRGTDIEQRRVLLPSGEGRKLTSNATEWIVNGALGNDCAFTFKDFCFIGKITKVLDTFRDNALVSVFFEQTQHGENCYVDAVATTFFVLNTEEIPLWKTVGKVAPKFIS; this is encoded by the exons ATGAGCTCAATGAATCGCAAAGCCTCCTTGACAATACCAAGGCTGAATTGgcaaagaagaatgatga ATTGGAATCCTGAACAGTTTCGACTTACTATAGCTGCGATCACAAACTCAATGAAGAGAGCGTTTGTTAACTTTGGCCTTGAACCACCGGTAAGTGGAGATCCAAAATCTGTGCTGAAGTTTCTCGAGATGTTACATGATTTGATCCTTCACAAAGAATTCTGGATGTTAGATGATCAAAACCTTCAAAAAGAATTCGATACCACTTTCTTAGTAGCTGTGAATGGGATACTTGCCTCCATTGCGAGTATATTTGAGAAACGCATTGGCTTAAGCATTGGCATGGAAACGAATAGTCCGAGTACTCGAGCCCGTCTCATTGATAATCTACTTACCTTGAGAGGCTTTATGGTGGATTCCCACTTCTTTATCGATGGCAGTGTTATAGTCAAGGATTTCCGTCTGATGAACGAGGACGACCTCATAGTTATCTTTCGAGATTCTGCAGCAGAAGTGGCTGAGCTCAAACAAAAGGAGATAGGTGCCAAATCAATCGATAACATCGACGGAAAGTCCATCTTCTACGGTTATTTCAACATTCCTACGGTCGGGATGTTCAAGGGTGTTTTGACTAGAATTCATGTGAACCTGCCAGATGAGATCATGGTGAAACTTCGAGTAGGCGGAAAACATAACCTTAATGACAAAAGGTTTTGGTTTGTCCATGCAAATGGATCAGATATTTTTGAAAAGGGACCTCGAAGTCTTGAATCAATGACAGAGAATCTAGAACTTGTCAAATTCTCCCCTTCTCGGGTCTTAGGTGACCCGACCAACTTCTTTGAGTTTCTCCGTAGGATGAATCGCATATTTGTTAATAAGAAAGGAACATATCTCAAGTTTGACTTTATTGCTACCAATTTCACAGAACCGCGGTATGTTTTTCACAATTCAGTTGCCTATATTGATAAGGATCTTACAATGTCTGAGCCTTtcaagttggtgcaatttgATGTGAATACACGTGGAACAGATATTGAACAACGAAGAGTTTTATTACCTAGCGGAGAAGGACGTAAGCTTACATCTAATGCCACAGAGTGGATTGTAAATGGAGCTCTGGGTAACGATTGTGCTTTTACATTCaaagatttttgttttattgggAAAATAACGAAAGTCTTGGATACTTTCCGCGACAATGCTCTGGTCAGCGTATTCTTTGAACAAACCCAGCACGGAGAGAATTGTTATGTCGACGCTGTAGCAAcaactttctttgttttaaatACTGAGGAAATTCCACTGTGGAAAACTGTTGGTAAGGTGGCTCCGAAATTTATTTCGTAG